The Acinetobacter pittii genome contains a region encoding:
- the tssG gene encoding type VI secretion system baseplate subunit TssG, producing MQSERWWQDSSVTAELFTKPKSFEFIQATRLLRHDSSRAMCSSWSDHFKFETSFNLNFPATEIENLELTDERIYITNLIVGLTGIQGTLPYTYTNKIKQAPRQQRAETKEFLSLFNHKLTAQYVESSITYNLPIRYEIEHKNDYLDILHALNGYVRSQHQQADLDEYFAEFSGLMQGQNNTVHALKTMLSCIFKHDITIKEFVQESFKLASDQLTTLGGNQPSLLGINTFCGETIQQIDGKIEIQIGPLKRQQYLNFLPNQELSLKLKKLVETWCSPTLSIDLRLILDESEIQPICLTHNNESGLGQGSFLISRQPKIHNHETCYSLIGEKI from the coding sequence TCTTCTGTAACAGCTGAGCTCTTTACAAAGCCAAAGTCTTTTGAGTTTATTCAAGCCACACGACTATTAAGACACGATTCAAGTCGTGCAATGTGTTCATCTTGGAGTGATCATTTTAAGTTTGAGACATCCTTTAATTTAAATTTTCCTGCTACAGAGATTGAAAATTTAGAATTAACGGATGAGCGAATTTATATTACAAATTTAATCGTTGGCCTTACGGGCATACAAGGTACTTTGCCTTATACATATACGAATAAAATTAAACAGGCCCCACGTCAGCAACGGGCTGAAACTAAAGAGTTTTTGAGCTTATTTAATCATAAGCTTACTGCTCAATATGTAGAGTCTAGTATTACCTATAATCTGCCGATTAGATATGAGATAGAACATAAAAACGATTATTTAGATATTCTGCATGCTTTGAATGGCTATGTGCGTTCACAGCATCAACAAGCTGATCTGGATGAATATTTTGCAGAATTTTCAGGATTAATGCAGGGACAAAATAATACAGTTCATGCATTAAAAACAATGCTGTCATGTATTTTTAAACATGACATTACGATTAAAGAATTCGTACAAGAATCTTTTAAGTTGGCAAGTGACCAATTAACAACGTTAGGTGGAAATCAGCCGAGTTTACTTGGTATTAACACCTTTTGTGGGGAAACCATTCAGCAGATTGATGGGAAAATTGAAATTCAAATTGGGCCATTAAAACGTCAGCAATATCTAAATTTCTTACCAAACCAAGAGTTAAGTTTAAAACTTAAAAAGCTCGTGGAAACTTGGTGTAGCCCAACTTTATCGATAGATCTGCGGCTTATCTTGGATGAGTCAGAAATACAACCCATTTGCTTAACTCACAACAACGAGAGTGGTTTAGGGCAGGGTTCTTTTCTCATATCACGACAACCAAAAATACATAACCATGAAACTTGCTATAGCCTTATTGGAGAGAAAATATGA